A genomic stretch from Cyprinus carpio isolate SPL01 chromosome A12, ASM1834038v1, whole genome shotgun sequence includes:
- the LOC109085522 gene encoding neurabin-2-like, with amino-acid sequence MMKTESSSSSKPASTTALRSPSPHRNAYEAAGIQALKPANDVLNNGDAQDGKPKPTSRGRAYGSNVHRIKNMFMQMGASSPTEAEDAQKANGDGKAVRLTLPRAGSLNENVDHSALLKLGSSVSERVNRFDSKTDASPRYSKLQETRKIFEQQQLQEKQAASNRVLLKKERAAGFQDASRLDVVARFNGSTESLDSLDAIGGAGEAVSPTVSQLSAVFERAAELRNNLHRLSNTPPLPLRGVTGRVGALNSKIITKRVRALPSGANQHQDEQDGRCSSLNGASELQDIITAVDTESLDEKKTGEKDESSANESKTLDKCKPGQANATEAKGTLISDDVRHLENGGVTSNREALERDTVESGITSSGRKGEDGHARPSVGVSKKEDDDGTLQENYSKADLVDISAYSAVGEDSGGSQLEDEEDEDDVYEPQSSCSEIVGLPVEEDPPPSRKIKFSTAPIKVFTTYSNEDYDRRNDDVDPMAASAEYELEKRVERLDLFPVELEKDNEGLGISIIGMGAGADMGLEKLGIFVKTVTEGGAAHRDGRIQVNDLIVEVDGTSLVGVTQIFAASVLRNTSGTVRFIIGREKPGEQSEVAQLIQQTLEQERWQREMMEQRYGNYTGDEEEPGDYGTDEDEDEMSPTYPSAIEVFDLAENEDMLSPVEVDPEKLAHKYKELQIKHAVTQAEIQQLKRKLNHAEQEKQRWRAEKAQMERNMQENRERMEKLEGYWMEAQSLCQAVDEHLKETQAQYQALERKYSKAKRLIKEYQQKEIELLKKKTAQQKTLEETEASHKEETEQLQDEVIGLEPQVEELKSLDPA; translated from the exons ATGATGAAGACCGAATCCTCATCCTCCTCCAAGCCAGCGAGCACCACCGCGCTCCGCAGCCCCTCTCCTCATCGCAACGCGTACGAGGCGGCGGGGATTCAGGCGCTGAAGCCGGCGAACGATGTCTTAAATAACGGCGACGCTCAGGATGGCAAGCCGAAGCCCACCAGCCGCGGTCGCGCGTACGGCTCGAACGTGCATCGCATCAAAAACATGTTCATGCAGATGGGCGCATCCTCACCCACCGAGGCTGAAGACGCGCAAAAGGCAAACGGCGACGGCAAAGCGGTGCGTCTCACACTCCCGCGGGCTGGCAGCCTGAACGAGAACGTGGATCACAGCGCGCTGCTCAAACTGGGATCTAGCGTCTCCGAGCGCGTCAACCGCTTCGACAGCAAAACGGACGCGTCGCCCAGGTACTCGAAGCTGCAGGAGACGAGGAAGATCTTTGAGCAGCAGCAGCTGCAGGAGAAGCAGGCGGCTTCTAATCGCGTGCTACTGAAGAAAGAGCGCGCCGCGGGCTTTCAGGATGCGTCACGTTTGGATGTTGTCGCGCGTTTTAACGGCAGCACGGAGTCGTTGGATAGCCTGGACGCGATCGGTGGGGCCGGCGAGGCCGTGTCGCCCACCGTCAGCCAGCTCAGTGCTGTTTTCGAGCGGGCCGCCGAGCTGCGGAACAACCTGCACCGGCTATCCAACACGCCCCCGCTGCCTCTGCGCGGGGTCACCGGCCGGGTCGGTGCGCTCAACTCAAAAATCATCACCAAACGGGTACGCGCTTTACCTTCAGGGGCAAACCAGCACCAGGATGAACAAGATGGGAGGTGTAGCAGCCTCAATGGAGCGTCTGAGCTCCAGGACATTATCACTGCTGTGGATACAGAGTCTTTGGATGAGAAAAAGACAGGGGAGAAGGATGAATCTAGTGCCAATGAATCTAAGACTCTAGATAAGTGTAAACCAGGACAGGCCAATGCCACCGAGGCAAAAGGTACTCTTATTTCTGATGATGTCCGTCATTTGGAAAATGGGGGAGTTACTTCCAACAGAGAGGCCCTGGAGAGAGACACTGTGGAGTCTGGCATCACCAGCAGTGGAAGGAAGGGCGAGGATGGACATGCTCGTCCATCAGTGGGGGTCAGTAAGAAGGAGGATGATGATGGTACTCTGCAGGAGAATTACTCTAAGGCTGACTTGGTGGATATCAGTGCCTACAGTGCAGTAGGAGAAGACTCTGGTGGTAGTCAGcttgaggatgaggaggatgaagatgatgtaTATGAGCCACAGTCAAGCTGCTCTGAGATTGTTGGATTACCTGTGGAGGAGGATCCGCCCCCAAGCCGGAAAATTAAATTCAGTACTGCACCCATTAAG GTGTTCACAACCTATTCTAATGAGGACTATGACAGGAGGAATGATGATGTGGACCCAATGGCTGCTTCTGCTGAGTATGAGCTGGAGAAACGTGTGGAAAGGCTGGACCTGTTCCCCGTTGAACTGGAGAAAG ACAATGAGGGTTTGGGTATCAGTATTATTGGGATGGGTGCTGGAGCTGACATGGGTCTGGAAAAGCTTGGCATTTTCGTCAAGACGGTCACAGAGGGAGGGGCGGCCCATCGGGATGGCAG GATCCAGGTGAATGATTTGATAGTGGAGGTGGATGGAACAAGCCTGGTTGGTGTAACTCAAATTTTTGCTGCCTCTGTTCTGAGAAACACATCTGGCACAGTTCG GTTTATTATTGGTCGAGAGAAGCCGGGAGAGCAAAGTGAAGTGGCCCAGCTCATCCAGCAGACACTTGAACAGGAGCGCTGGCAACGCGAGATGATGGAACAACGATATGGCAACTACACAGGGGATGAAGAAGAG CCTGGTGATTACGGCACTGATGAAGATGAAGACGAGATGAGCCCTACGTACCCTAGTGCCATAGAGGTGTTTGACTTGGCCGAGAATGAGGACATGCTGTCACCAGTAGAAGTGGACCCTGAGAAGCTTGCCCACAAATACAAAGAA TTGCAGATCAAACATGCTGTGACTCAGGCTGAAATCCAACAGCTCAAGAGGAAG CTAAATCATGCAGAGCAGGAGAAGCAGCGCTGGCGTGCTGAAAAGGCCCAGATGGAGCGTAACATGCAGGAGAACCGGGAGCGCATGGAGAAGCTGGAGGGATATTGGATGGAGGCGCAGAGTCTTTGCCAGGCTGTGGATGAGCACCTGAAAGAAACGCAGGCTCAGTACCAGGCTTTAGAACGCAAATACAGCAAGGCCAAACGCCTTATAAAAGAATATCAGCAAAA GGAGATCGAGTTACTGAAGAAGAAAACAGCTCAGCAGAAAACTCTTGAGGAGACTGAAGCGTCACATAAGGAGGAAACAGAACAACTTCAAGACGAG GTAATAGGTCTGGAGCCACAGGTCGAGGAGTTGAAGTCACTGGATCCAGCGTAA